One window from the genome of Oryza glaberrima chromosome 3, OglaRS2, whole genome shotgun sequence encodes:
- the LOC127766561 gene encoding serine/threonine protein phosphatase 2A 57 kDa regulatory subunit B' beta isoform-like: MFNKIIKRGGRKGQRAADGGDAAHGRPAAAAPSSSSGGAQPPVTVNHASRAAAPSSPPSPHAAAAASAPSAGAAASNQASSHHHQQQQPAAAPQPPLLEPLPLLRDVAAADRPGLLVRKLRLVAALFDFTDSLKHPREKEAKRQALLELVDYVQAPSPAANANAPARLPENVQEALVAAISVNVFRPLPPALHESAAAIDPGAAPDDEEEPYLDPAWPHLQLVYELLLRYVVSPDTDTKVAKRYVDHAFVLRLLDLFDSEDPREREYLKTVLHRIYGKFMVHRPFIRKAINNVFYRFIFETERHNGIGELLEILGSIINGFALPMKEEHKLFLSRALIPLHKPKSVAIYHQQLSYCIVQFVEKDYKLADTVIRGLLKYWPVINCQKEVLFLGELEEVLEATQPAEFQRCMVPLFKQIGRCLNSSHFQVAERALFLWNNDHIVSLIAQNRSVIFPIIFEALERNITSHWNQAVHGLTANVRKMFLDMDSELFEECQQQYIEKQARAKDMEEQRLSAWRQLEAAAAKASGDDMVLVN; the protein is encoded by the exons ATGTTCAACAAGATCATCAAGCGCGGCGGCCGCAAGGGCCAGCGCGCCGCCGACGGGGGCGACGCGGCGCacggccgccccgccgcggccgcgccgtcgtcgtcgtcgggcggcGCGCAGCCCCCCGTCACCGTCAACCACGCCTcccgcgccgcggcgccctCCTCGCCCCCCTCGCCgcacgcggccgcggcggcctcggcgccctccgccggcgcggcggcgagcaacCAGGCGTcgtcccaccaccaccagcagcagcagcccgcggcggcgccgcagccgccgctcctcgaGCCGCTCCCGCTCCTCCGCGACGTGGCGGCCGCGGACCGCCCGGGGCTCCTCGTCCGCAagctccgcctcgtcgccgcgctcTTCGACTTCACCGACTCCCTCAAGCACCCGCGGGAGAAGGAGGCCAAGCGCCAGGCGCTGCTCGAGCTCGTCGACTACGTGCAGGCGCCCTCCCCCGCGGCCAACGCCAACGCGCCCGCCCGCCTCCCGGAGAACGTCCAGGAGgccctcgtcgccgccatctccgtCAACGTCTTCCGCCCGCTGCCCCCCGCGCTGCACGAGTCGGCCGCCGCGATCGATCCTGGCGCCGCccccgacgacgaggaggagccctACCTCGACCCGGCCTGGCCTCACCTCCAGCTTGTCTACGAGCTCCTGCTCCGGTATGTCGTCTCGCCGGACACAGACACCAAGGTCGCCAAGCGATACGTGGACCACGCCTTTGTTCTCCGCCTCCTGGACCTCTTTGACTCCGAGGATCCACGCGAGCGCGAATATCTCAAGACGGTGCTCCATCGCATCTATGGCAAATTCATGGTCCACCGCCCGTTCATCCGAAAGGCTATCAATAATGTGTTCTACCGGTTCATCTTTGAGACCGAGCGCCACAACGGTATTGGCGAGCTCCTCGAGATTCTGGGAAGCATCATTAATGGCTTTGCGCTGCCAATGAAGGAGGAACACAAGCTGTTCCTCTCCCGTGCACTCATCCCATTGCACAAGCCCAAGTCCGTTGCAATCTACCACCAGCAGCTCTCCTATTGCATTGTTCAGTTCGTCGAGAAGGACTACAAACTTGCGGATACCGTAATCAGGGGACTTCTCAAGTACTGGCCTGTCATAAATTGCCAAAAGGAGGTACTGTTTCTCGGGGAGCTTGAGGAAGTACTTGAGGCGACTCAGCCTGCCGAGTTCCAGCGGTGCATGGTGCCACTATTTAAGCAGATTGGGCGCTGCCTTAACAGTTCCCATTTCCAG GTTGCTGAGCGGGCTTTGTTCTTGTGGAACAATGATCACATTGTAAGCTTAATTGCCCAAAACCGTAGCGTTATATTTCCAATCATATTTGAAGCACTCGAGAGGAACATAACGAGCCACTGGAATCAAGCTGTTCATGGTCTGACTGCAAATGTGCGCAAGATGTTTTTGGACATGGACAGTGAGTTATTTGAGGAGTGCCAGCAGCAGTACATAGAGAAGCAAGCAAGAGCAAAAGATATGGAGGAGCAAAGATTGTCAGCATGGAGACAACTGGAAGCTGCTGCCGCCAAGGCTTCGGGAGATGACATGGTTTTGGTCAACTAG
- the LOC127766203 gene encoding protein SABRE isoform X2, which produces MGIHFTSAKTVPQDDLEEATPHFDVQIDLSEIHLVREGSSSLLEVLKVAAGASLDIPVDPFLPIRAEIDAKLGGTQCNLMLSRLMPWMRLHYLKSKGMKISKENSHRGISQTKEIKLIMWTCTVSAPEMSVMLYNLNGLVLYHICSQSSHLYANNIASKGIQIHTELGELQVHMQDEYKEFLKGNVFGVDTYSGSLMHIARVSLDWGYRGPEIEDMVETSRLTLVFSIDISGICVKFGFKHLESVVLNLMTFRTLFKSLASSRGSSKEKNLEHREKRRKKGMEILKLSVQKLSITYCGDANVVNMPVADPKRVNYGSQGGQVVISVSADGTPRLASITSELPGRSCNLMFSASVAISHLSVCINKEKRSTEAELERVKAIYEEDLSSSVKVTLLDMQNAKIVRRSGGLPDVPACSLFRATDINLRWEPDAHLAILETFIRIKYFLHNNKPINAEVGDICENGPGSISTGPGKPQKSDKRGSIFAVDVEVLRVSAELADGVEANMHIQSIFTENIMIGVLSEGLCLSLNGARIMKSTRIQISCIPFGTSSLLDAKVESSSKRDWVVQGLDVHICMPYRLPLRAIEDAVEDMIRALKLISAAKKTMLFPDGKENPRKVKSGTTSFGSVKFVLRKLTAEIEEEPIQGWLDEHYHLMRNKVCELGVRLKFLEEAISGSVDPNNCSSKEKLLYDGIEVDMHDTAALQKLRDEIHKQAFQSYYTACQKMVHAEGSGACAEGFQAGFKPSSRRASLLSLSASELDVTLTRIDGGEVAMVEFIKGLDPVCQEKDIPFSRLYGSDIAVLAGSLVIQLRDYTSPLFSATSGRCQGRVILAQQATCFQPQIQQNVYVGRWHKVMMLRSASGTTPAIKMYSNLPIYFQRGEISFGVGYEPSFADISYAFQIALRRVNLSTRVKDSGPTNQPPKKERSLPWWDDMRYYIHGKIVLYFNETTWKFLATTNPYEKVDRLQIVSEYMEIQQTDGHVDVSAKEFKMYISSLASMMKNCTLKVPPGVPRPFIYAPFFSLNVVIDWQCESGNPLNHYLHALPIEGEPRKKVYDPFRSTYLSLRWNFSLKPLQVQYDNDALSPSYGNSSMQCGAISDNHSKLANVKFPTMNLGAHDLAWVFKWWSLNYSPPHKLRSFSRWPRYKIPRAARSGNLSLDKVLVEFFFRVDATPCCIRHATLTEDDATLTEDDPANGLTFKMSRLKYELCYSRGKQKYTFDCKRESLDLVYRGLDLYKPEVYIMRDINLSSAETVSNLKTNTQLGKVIHNKGNMGNFQDKHEDGFLLSCDYFTIRRQSRKADPARLMEWQDAGRNLEITYVRSEFENGSESDHTLSEPSDDDDGFNVVLADNCQRIFVYGLRLLWTIENRDAVWSWVGGISKAFEPPKPSPSRQYIQRKMIEQRQTTEGSKLTQDATSSVHVGSPSGQHVEALGSTSPLHSKANLSYDIAGKHGLFDDSDKGGNLQFMVNVIKPQFNLHSEEANGRFLLAAASGRVLARSFHSVVHVGKEMLEQALGASSIQIPELQPEMTWQRADYSVLLEDVQAHVAPTDVDPGAGLQWLPRILGSSEKLKRTGALLERVFMPCEMYFRYTRHKGGTADLKVKPLKELIFNSPNITATMTSRQFQVMLDVLTNLLFARLPKPRKNSLQYSSDDEDVEEEADEVVPDGVEEVELAKISLEQKERERKLLLDDIRSLMGTGNNHTSNFLSVERDDCLWMINSGKSLLVERLKRDLENLKKSRKSASSTLRKALQKAAQLRLMEKEKNKTPSCAKRISMKISKVVWSMIADGNTFAEAEISEMVFDFDRDYKDIGVGRFTTKCFEVRNCISNAKCATLLSAWNTPPEKGVMLRVDLRQGAPKDGNSPVDLFELFQVEIHPLKIYLSETMYRMMWDYFFPEEDDSQRRQEVWRVSTSTGARRARRISTGADAVASTSYSVREHELPGRSGIHVSTSTNVSSWQGSDNSQVSKLQSLKSNVVCGSHPELRRTSSFEMTLEESAVDSITNNNVVSLVNSNVSSRDTNNFMADNSVAAAEMFRSRTKDSKPTKSVRLSQDEKKVGKSHDEKRTRARKLIEFHDIKISQVELIVTYEGSRLAISDLRLLMDTFHREDFTGTWRRLFSRVKKHIIWSVLKSMAGMQVKKFKAHNRETHDGAVPDHDLNLSDSDGDHHGKPDQFPVSWLKRPGEGAGDGFVTSIRGLFNSQRRKAKAFVLRTVRGDGDNECHDEWSDSDGEFPFARQLTITKKLLRRHTRKLRPRGQKNTGLTLQDSLPSSPRETTPYQSDSDSSSESPYEDFHE; this is translated from the exons GAAGTGCTTAAAGTTGCAGCTGGAGCTTCTTTGGATATTCCTGTTGAT CCATTTCTTCCAATCAGAGCTGAGATCGATGCCAAGCTTGGTGGTACACAGTGCAATCTTATGTTAAGCAGATTGATGCCATGGATGCGTCTTCATTATCTGAAAAGCAAAGGAATGAAGATTTCAAAGGAGAACTCTCATCGAGGAATTTCTCAAACAAAAGAGATCAAGCTAATTATGTGGACCTGTACAGTTTCTGCTCCTGAAATGTCCGTAATGCTTTACAATCTTAATGGATTGGTTTTGTACCAT ATCTGTTCCCAATCATCTCATCTGTATGCAAATAACATTGCAAGCAAGGGTATTCAGATACACACAGAGCTTGGTGAATTGCAAGTGCATATGCAAGATGAATACAAAGAATTTTTAAAGGGGAACGTATTTGGTGTTGACACCTACTCTGGTTCCTTAATGCACATTGCTCGGGTAAGTCTTGATTGGGGATACAGGGGGCCTGAGATCGAAGATATGGTTGAAACTAGTAGACTTACTCTTGTATTTTCCATCGATATCAGTGGCATATGTGTAAAATTTGGCTTCAAGCATTTGGAATCTGTTGTGCTTAATTTGATGACCTTTAGGACTCTATTTAAGAGTCTTGCATCCTCTCGTGGAAGTTCAAAAGAGAAAAATTTGGAGCAtagagagaaaaggagaaaaaaaggtaTGGAAATTTTGAAATTAAGCGTACAGAAATTGTCAATTACTTACTGTGGTGATGCAAATGTAGTAAATATGCCTGTCGCTGATCCAAAGCGTGTCAATTATGGATCTCAAGGTGGTCAAGTAGTTATTAGCGTGTCTGCTGATGGCACACCTCGTCTGGCAAGTATAACATCAGAACTACCAGGCAGGTCTTGTAACTTGATGTTCTCTGCATCTGTAGCTATTTCTCATCTCTCTGTGTGTATAAACAAGGAGAAAAGGTCAACAGAAGCTGAACTGGAACGGGTGAAGGCAATCTATGAGGAGGATCTTAGCTCTAGTGTCAAAGTGACACTGCTAGATATGCAGAATGCTAAAATTGTTCGCCGATCAGGTGGCCTTCCAGATGTTCCTGCTTGTTCCCTCTTTAGGGCAACAGACATTAATCTCAGATGGGAGCCTGATGCGCATTTAGCAATACTCGAGACCTTCATCCGCATCAAGTATTTCCTACATAATAACAAGCCAATCAATGCTGAAGTTGGCGATATCTGTGAGAATGGACCTGGTAGTATATCTACTGGTCCAGGAAAACCTCAGAAGTCTGACAAAAGAGGGTCAATTTTTGCTGTTGATGTGGAGGTGCTCAGAGTATCTGCTGAGCTTGCAGACGGTGTTGAAGCAAACATGCATATACAATCTATTTTTACTGAAAATATTATGATAGGTGTACTGTCTGAAGGCCTTTGTCTCAGTCTTAATGGTGCCAGAATAATGAAGAGCACGCGAATACAAATCTCATGTATTCCTTTTGGCACCAGTAGTTTGCTTGATGCAAAGGTTGAGTCATCATCCAAAAGAGATTGGGTTGTTCAAGGGTTAGATGTCCATATCTGCATGCCTTATAGGCTGCCATTGCGTGCTATAGAGGATGCTGTTGAAGATATGATTCGTGCCCTAAAGCTTATCTCTGCTGCCAAGAAAACTATGCTGTTTCCTGATGgcaaagaaaacccaagaaagGTTAAGTCTGGCACCACCAGCTTTGGATCTGTAAAGTTTGTGTTACGTAAACTGACAGCAGAAATAGAGGAGGAACCCATTCAAGGTTGGCTTGATGAACATTATCATTTGATGAGGAACAAAGTCTGTGAATTGGGAGTTAGGTTGAAATTTCTTGAAGAGGCTATATCAGGAAGTGTAGATCCTAATAATTGCAGTTCCAAGGAGAAACTTCTCTATGATGGCATTGAGGTTGACATGCATGACACTGCAGCTCTTCAAAAATTGCGGGACGAAATCCATAAGCAAGCTTTTCAATCTTATTATACGGCTTGTCAGAAAATGGTACATGCAGAAGGATCAGGAGCATGTGCAGAGGGTTTTCAAGCTGGATTCAAACCAAGTTCACGGAGAGCTTCACTTCTTTCACTTTCTGCTTCTGAACTGGATGTTACTTTGACCAGGATAGATGGTGGAGAGGTTGCGATGGTTGAATTCATAAAGGGGCTCGATCCTGTTTGTCAGGAGAAAGATATACCATTCTCCCGGCTATATGGGAGTGATATTGCTGTGCTTGCAGGTTCATTGGTCATACAACTGAGAGATTAtacttctcctctcttttctgcAACCAGTGGGCGATGCCAAGGTCGTGTTATTCTTGCTCAGCAG GCAACATGTTTTCAACCCCAAATACAGCAGAATGTATATGTTGGAAGATGGCACAAGGTCATGATGCTACGTTCTGCCAGTGGTACCACACCAGCAATTAAAATGTACTCAAATTTACCTATTTATTTCCAGAGGGGGGAGATTTCCTTTGGTGTTGGTTATGAACCATCTTTTGCTGACATAAGTTATGCATTTCAAATAGCCCTAAGGAGGGTTAATCTTAGCACCAGAGTAAAAGATTCTGGCCCAACAAACCAACCACCTAAAAAGGAGCGCAGCTTGCCATGGTGGGATGACATGAGATATTACATCCATGGAAAGATAGTTTTGTATTTCAATGAGACCACATGGAAGTTCCTGGCAACAACAAATCCTTATGAGAAGGTGGACAGGCTCCAAATTGTTTCCGAATACATGGAGATCCAGCAAACTGATGGGCATGTAGATGTTTCTGCAAAGGAATTCAAGATGTATATCAGTAGCTTAGCAAGTATGATGAAGAACTGCACATTAAAAGTTCCACCTGGTGTGCCCAGACCTTTTATCTATGCTCCTTTCTTCTCCCTTAATGTGGTTATTGATTGGCAGTGTGAATCTGGCAATCCATTGAATCATTATTTGCATGCGCTCCCCATTGAGGGTGAGCCAAGGAAGAAAGTTTATGATCCATTTCGATCCACTTATCTCTCGCTTAGGTGGAACTTCTCCCTCAAACCTTTGCAAGTACAATACGATAATGACGCATTATCTCCCAGTTATGGAAATAGTTCAATGCAATGTGGAGCCATCTCTGATAATCATTCCAAACTGGCTAATGTTAAATTCCCTACCATGAATCTGGGAGCCCATGACCTTGCTTGGGTTTTCAAGTGGTGGAGCTTAAATTATAGCCCTCCTCACAAATTGCGTTCGTTTTCGAGATGGCCTCGCTACAAAATTCCTCGAGCTGCTAGATCTGGTAACCTCTCACTGGATAAAGTTTTGGTCGAGTTCTTTTTCCGTGTTGATGCTACTCCCTGTTGCATAAGACATGCAACCTTAACTGAGGATGATGCAACCTTAACTGAGGATGATCCTGCTAATGGCTTGACCTTTAAAATGTCAAGGTTGAAGTATGAGTTATGTTACAGTCGGGGCAAACAGAAATACACATTTGATTGTAAGCGTGAATCTTTGGATCTTGTTTACCGTGGTCTTGACCTTTACAAGCCAGAAGTTTATATCATGCGAGACATAAACCTGTCTTCAGCTGAAACTGTATCCAACTTGAAAACAAATACACAACTAGGAAAGGTTATTCATAATAAAGGCAACATGGGCAATTTCCAGGATAAACATGAGGATGGCTTCCTCTTATCTTGTGATTATTTCACAATAAGAAGACAATCTCGTAAGGCAGATCCTGCAAGACTTATGGAATGGCAGGATGCTGGTAGGAATCTTGAGATAACATATGTTAGATCTGAGTTTGAGAATGGAAGTGAAAGTGACCACACTCTTTCTGAGCctagtgatgatgatgatggcttCAATGTGGTGCTAGCAGACAATTGTCAGCGCATTTTTGTCTATGGCCTTAGACTTTTATGGACTATTGAGAACCGAGACGCAGTTTGGTCATGGGTTGGAGGAATTTCCAAAGCATTTGAGCCTCCAAAACCCTCTCCGTCGCGGCAATATATTCAAAGGAAGATGATTGAGCAAAGGCAAACTACTGAGGGTTCTAAACTAACTCAAGATGCTACCTCTTCTGTCCATGTTGGTTCTCCTTCAGGGCAACATGTTGAGGCTCTGGGTTCTACTTCCCCATTACATAGTAAAGCCAATTTATCCTATGATATTGCCG GGAAGCATGGCCTTTTTGATGATTCAGATAAGGGAGGGAATCTCCAATTCATGGTTAATGTTATTAAACCCCAATTCAACCTACATTCTGAAGAAGCCAAT GGTAGGTTTCTACTTGCTGCAGCCAGTGGGCGTGTGCTGGCTCGTTCGTTTCATTCAGTTGTTCATGTTGGGAAAGAAATGCTAGAGCAAGCACTGGGGGCAAGCAGTATACAAATTCCTGAGCTACAACCTGAAATGACCTGGCAAAGGGCTGATTACTCAGTGCTTCTTGAAGATGTTCAAGCTCATGTTGCACCGACTGATGTGGACCCAGGTGCTGGCCTGCAATGGCTTCCGCGGATTCTTGGTAGTTCCGAGAAATTAAAGCGCACAGGTGCCTTGTTAGAGAGAGTATTTATGCCTTGCGAGATGTACTTCCGTTACACTAGGCACAAAGGAGGAACTGCAGATTTGAAG GTTAAGCCACTGAAGGAGCTAATTTTTAATTCTCCAAACATCACTGCAACAATGACTTCGCGCCAGTTTCAAGTTATGCTAGATGTGCTTACCAATCTCCTTTTTGCAAGACTCCCCAA GCCTCGGAAAAACAGTCTACAATATTCATCAGATGATGAAGATGTTGAAGAAGAGGCTGATGAGGTTGTTCCTGATGGAGTAGAAGAGGTGGAGCTTGCGAAAATTAGCCTTGAgcagaaggagagggagaggaaactACTACTGGACGATATAAGGTCCCTCATGGGAACTGGTAACAATCATACTAGCAACTTCCTTTCAGTTGAAAGGGATGATTGTTTATGGATGATCAACAGTGGAAAATCTTTACTG GTGGAAAGATTGAAGAGAGATCTTGAAAACCTTAAAAAGTCTCGAAAATCTGCATCTTCGACATTAAGGAAAGCATTGCAGAAAGCTGCACAGCTACGCTTgatggagaaagaaaagaacaaaactcCTTCTTGTGCCAAACGAATTTCTATGAAAATTAGCAAGGTTGTATGGAGCATGATCGCTGATGGGAACACATTTGCTGAAGCTGAGATCAGCGAAATG gTTTTTGATTTTGATCGGGATTACAAAGACATTGGTGTTGGTCGATTTACAACTAAATGCTTTGAAGTGAGGAATTGTATATCCAATGCCAAATGTGCTACATTGTTGTCTGCATGGAACACTCCTCCTGAAAA AGGTGTCATGCTCCGTGTTGACTTGAGGCAAGGCGCTCCGAAGGATGGAAATTCTCCAGTTGATCTCTTTGAGCTCTTTCAG GTGGAGATACATCCACTGAAAATTTATCTGTCCGAAACAATGTACAGAATGATGTGGGATTATTTCTTTCCTGAGGAAGATGATTCACAAAGGCGTCAG GAAGTTTGGAGGGTTTCAACATCAACGGGAGCCAGAAGAGCTAGAAGAATATCTACTGGTGCTGATGCTGTTGCTTCTACTAGCTATTCTGTGAGAGAGCATGAGCTTCCTGGAAGGTCAGGTATACACGTATCCACTTCAACAAATGTCTCCAGTTGGCAAGGCAGCGACAATTCACAG GTATCCAAATTGCAGTCTCTAAAGTCCAACGTGGTATGTGGTTCACATCCAGAGTTGCGACGGACATCTTCATTTGAAATGACTTTGGAGGAAAGTGCAGTCGATAGTATCACAAATAATAATGTGGTATCGCTGGTCAATTCGAATGTTTCCTCAAGAGACACCAACAACTTTATGGCAGATAACTCGGTTGCAGCTGCTGAGATGTTCAGGAGTAGAACTAAAGATTCAAAGCCCACCAAGTCTGTTCGTTTATCTCAAGATGAAAAGAAAGTTGGAAAATCTCATGATGAAAAAAGGACAAGAGCTCGGAAGTTGATTGAATTTCATGACATCAAGATTAGTCAG GTTGAACTTATTGTAACATATGAGGGATCAAGGCTTGCAATTAGTGACCTAAGGCTGCTTATGGATACTTTCCACCGCGAAGACTTTACTGGTACATGGAGGAGACTATTCTCAAGAGTCAAAAAACATATCATCTGGAGTGTCTTGAAGTCGATGGCTGGAATGCAG GTTAAGAAGTTTAAGGCCCACAATCGGGAAACACATGATGGAGCTGTTCCTGATCATGATCTGAATTTAAGTGACAGTGACGGTGACCATCACGGAAAGCCCGATCAGTTTCCTGTGTCATGGCTGAAGAGGCCGGGTGAAGGCGCAGGGGATGGATTTGTCACATCAATTAGAGGGCTCTTTAATTCACAGCGCCGTAAAGCAAAGGCGTTTGTGCTACGGACTGTGCGTGGAGATGGAGACAATGAATGCCATGACGAATGGAGTGACAGCGATGGCGAGTTCCCTTTTGCTAGACAGCTTACAATCACTAAGAAGCTCTTACGGAGACATACAAGAAAGCTCCGTCCCAGGGGGCAGAAGAACACAGGCCTGACATTGCAAGATTCACTGCCATCTAGTCCACGCGAAACAACGCCATATCAAAGCGACTCGGACTCATCATCAGAGTCACCTTACGAGGATTTCCATGAGTAG
- the LOC127766562 gene encoding target of rapamycin complex subunit LST8 gives MAQPSVILATASYDHSIKFWEAKSGRCYRTLQHTESHINRLEITPDKRFLAAAGNPHIRLFDINSNSNHPVISYDSHTSNVMAVGFHCDGNWMYSGSEDGTVRIWDLRTATCQREYESRAAVNTVVLHPNQKELISGDQNGNIRVWDLAANSCSCELVPEVDTAVRSLTVMWDGSMVVAANNRGTCYVWRLLKGTQTITCFEPLHKLQAHDGYILKCLLSPEFCDPNRYLATASSDHTVKIWNVDGFKLEKTLVGHQRWVWDCVFSVDGAYLITASSDTTARLWTMSTGEAIRVYTSHHKPVVCCALHDGAESAPS, from the exons ATGGCTCAACCTTCTGTTATCCTAGCAACTGCAAGTTATGATCACTCAATAAAATTTTGGGAAGCTAAGAGTGGTCGCTGTTACCGCACTCTTCAACATACGGAATCG CATATTAACCGCCTTGAGATAACCCCAGACAAGCGTTTCTTAGCTGCTGCTGGCAATCCTCATATCCGTCTTTTTGACATTAACTCAAACAGTAACCATCCG GTAATTAGTTATGACTCACATACTAGTAATGTGATGGCTGTGGGATTCCATTGTGATGGCAACTGGATGTATTCAGGTTCTGAGGATGGTACTGTGAGAATCTGGGATTTGCG CACTGCCACTTGTCAACGAGAATATGAAAGTCGTGCTGCTGTGAACACTGTGGTTCTGCACCCAAATCAG AAAGAGCTAATATCTGGTGATCAGAACGGAAACATACGTGTGTGGGATTTGGCTGCTAACTCGTGCAGCTGTGAGCTG GTGCCAGAGGTTGATACTGCTGTAAGATCCCTGACAGTCATGTGGGATGGGAGTATGGTGGTTGCTGCAAATAACCGTGGGACATGTTACGTCTGGCGCTTGCTTAAGGGTACTCAG ACAATTACCTGCTTTGAACCCCTCCATAAATTGCAAGCACATGATGGTTACATTCTGAAGTGCCTGCTTTCCCCAGAGTTCTGTGACCCCAACAG GTACCTTGCAACAGCCTCATCTGACCACACTGTGAAGATTTGGAATGTTGATGGCTTCAAATTGGAAAAAACTTTAGTAG GTCACCAGCGTTGGGTTTGGGACTGCGTATTCTCAGTAGATGGTGCTTATTTGATAACTG CTTCCTCTGACACTACGGCGAGATTGTGGACGATGTCAACCGGAGAGGCAATCAGGGTTTACACGTCGCATCACAAACCAGTTGTCTGCTGTGCTCTTCATGACGGAGCTGAATCAGCACCATCATAA
- the LOC127766205 gene encoding probable ubiquitin-conjugating enzyme E2 18, which produces MTSSSSPSRKVLSKIACNRLQKELAEWQVNPPSGFKHKVTDNLQRWVIEVAGAAGTLYAGETYQLQVDFPEHYPMEAPQVIFLHPAPMHPHIYSNGHICLDILYDSWSPAMTVSSVCISILSMLSSSPAKQRPADNDRYVRNCRNGRSPKETRWWFHDDKV; this is translated from the exons atgacgagctcctcctccccttcccgcaAG GTGCTGAGCAAGATCGCGTGCAACCGGCTGCAGAAGGAGCTCGCGGAGTGGCAGGTCAACCCTCCCTCCGGCTTCAAGCACAAGGTCACCGACAATCTCCAGAg GTGGGTCATCGAGGTCGCGGGGGCTGCGGGCACGCTCTATGCCGGAGAGACATACCAATTGCAGGTGGACTTCCCTGAGCATTACCCCATGGAGGCTCCCCAG GTCATATTTCTTCATCCAGCGCCAATGCATCCGCACATTTACAGCAATGGGCATATCTGTTTAG ATATATTGTATGACTCGTGGTCACCGGCGATGACCGTTAGTTCTGTTTGTATCAGTATCTTGTCCATGTTGTCAAGCTCACCAGCAAAG CAACGTCCTGCCGACAATGATCGCTATGTCAGGAACTGCCGCAATGGGAGGTCGCCGAAGGAGACCAGGTGGTGGTTTCATGATGACAAAGTGTGA